Proteins from one uncultured Fibrobacter sp. genomic window:
- the rpsB gene encoding 30S ribosomal protein S2: MANLPSVEDLLAAGSHFGHQTQRWNPKMKPYILAEKNGIYVLNLSKTRDLLEEAGKAAAKISESGKTVLFVGTKPTARQVVLDAAAACKHFSVTNRWLGGMLTNFQTVRKSIKQIDKIDTMEQDGTFQALSKKEVLDKTREREKLLGVFGGIREMVNLPGLLVVTDLAHEKIAVAEARRLHIPIIGICDTNVDPTLVDYPIPANDDAVKSIKLIVDYIAANVKTRSSEKKESKEEAKKFDNGEDK; this comes from the coding sequence ATGGCAAATCTGCCTTCCGTCGAAGACCTGCTCGCTGCAGGCTCCCACTTTGGTCACCAGACTCAGCGCTGGAACCCGAAAATGAAACCCTACATCTTGGCTGAAAAGAACGGCATCTACGTTCTCAACCTCTCCAAGACCCGTGACCTCCTCGAAGAAGCCGGCAAGGCCGCTGCCAAGATCTCTGAATCTGGCAAGACTGTCCTCTTCGTGGGTACCAAGCCGACCGCCCGTCAGGTTGTCCTCGACGCCGCTGCCGCTTGCAAGCATTTCTCCGTGACTAACCGCTGGCTCGGCGGCATGCTCACCAACTTCCAGACGGTTCGCAAGTCCATCAAGCAGATCGACAAGATCGACACCATGGAACAGGACGGCACCTTCCAGGCTCTCTCCAAGAAGGAAGTGCTCGACAAGACCCGTGAACGCGAAAAGCTGCTCGGCGTGTTCGGCGGCATCCGCGAGATGGTGAACCTCCCGGGCCTCCTCGTTGTGACCGACCTCGCCCACGAAAAGATTGCCGTGGCCGAAGCCCGTCGCCTCCACATTCCTATCATCGGCATCTGCGACACGAACGTCGATCCGACCCTCGTGGACTACCCGATTCCGGCCAACGACGACGCCGTGAAGTCCATCAAGCTCATTGTGGACTACATCGCCGCCAACGTGAAGACCCGTTCTTCCGAAAAGAAGGAATCCAAGGAAGAAGCCAAGAAGTTCGACAACGGCGAGGACAAGTAA
- the rpsI gene encoding 30S ribosomal protein S9, with the protein MATAKNKKIYRGTGRRKNAIAAVILKPGSGKRTINGRDFKDYFHSEVQNMIANLPFAILGNAEEWDVEVTARGGGIAGQMGAVRLGIARALVANDAEVKPALKKEGLMTRDSRAVERKKFGRKKARKHFQFSKR; encoded by the coding sequence ATCGCTACCGCAAAGAATAAGAAGATCTACCGCGGCACTGGCCGTCGCAAGAACGCCATCGCCGCTGTGATCCTGAAGCCGGGTTCCGGCAAGCGCACTATCAATGGTCGTGATTTCAAGGATTACTTCCATTCTGAAGTGCAGAACATGATTGCCAACCTTCCGTTCGCCATCCTCGGCAACGCGGAAGAATGGGACGTCGAAGTCACCGCTCGTGGCGGTGGAATCGCCGGCCAGATGGGTGCTGTCCGCCTGGGCATTGCCCGCGCCCTGGTCGCCAACGACGCCGAAGTGAAGCCCGCCCTCAAGAAGGAAGGCCTCATGACTCGCGACTCTCGTGCCGTTGAACGTAAGAAGTTCGGCCGCAAGAAGGCTCGTAAGCACTTCCAGTTCAGCAAGCGCTAA
- the rplM gene encoding 50S ribosomal protein L13, which yields MKTITVNPKSVSRKWKLVDAADKPMGRVASEVARLLMGKHKAIYSPNVDTGDFVVVINAAKVLVTGNKNLQKEYFHHTGHIAGERWINFADLLAKHPTAPLEAAIWGMLPHSALGHKMVKKLKIYAGAEHPHAAQNPEVVDL from the coding sequence ATGAAGACTATTACGGTAAACCCGAAGTCCGTCAGCCGCAAGTGGAAGCTTGTGGATGCCGCTGACAAGCCGATGGGACGCGTTGCAAGCGAAGTTGCTCGTCTCCTCATGGGCAAGCACAAGGCCATCTATTCCCCGAACGTCGACACTGGTGACTTCGTTGTCGTTATCAACGCAGCCAAGGTGCTCGTTACCGGTAACAAGAACCTGCAGAAGGAATACTTCCACCACACCGGTCATATCGCCGGCGAACGCTGGATCAACTTTGCCGACCTTTTGGCCAAGCATCCGACCGCTCCGCTCGAGGCCGCTATTTGGGGAATGCTCCCTCACAGCGCTCTTGGTCACAAGATGGTCAAGAAACTCAAAATCTATGCTGGCGCCGAACATCCGCACGCTGCACAGAATCCCGAAGTCGTAGACTTGTAA
- a CDS encoding hemolysin family protein, which produces MFAIVMTVLGCLAISAFCSVTEASFYSVPPSTVESLRRHKRFTARYLAHVKDNIDRYIASVLVVNTVANTVGASLATALAVKRLSPMGAMALPVILTILILLFGEITPKTLGVKQAKIAAPLVAVPFYYITKILGCTGIIWLCLTLTKRWTREDEKKKDVSVEDINSLVNLGLREDVIDRQQALVIKNILALKSVAVRKVMTPRQVVFSLPADKTIGETVDERGNWPFSRVPLHGEKKDDWVGIVLRRDAYNKLAEGMRDIKLRQMMRPLLLVPDSLTLDKLLLRFLKQRGHMVGVVDEWGAIAGIVSLEDVLEEILGREIVDEYDESVNLQETARRRSNALASMHKKEKKQG; this is translated from the coding sequence ATGTTTGCAATTGTAATGACTGTTCTGGGGTGCCTTGCCATTTCGGCGTTCTGTTCGGTGACGGAAGCATCCTTTTACAGTGTTCCGCCTTCTACGGTGGAGTCGCTGCGGCGCCACAAGCGGTTTACGGCGAGGTACCTTGCGCATGTCAAGGACAATATCGACCGCTACATTGCATCTGTGCTGGTAGTGAACACCGTGGCGAACACCGTGGGCGCCTCGCTTGCTACGGCGCTTGCCGTGAAGCGGCTCTCGCCCATGGGCGCAATGGCGCTCCCAGTCATCTTGACCATCCTGATTCTGCTCTTTGGCGAAATTACTCCGAAAACCCTTGGTGTGAAGCAGGCGAAAATTGCGGCCCCGCTAGTGGCTGTACCCTTCTATTATATTACCAAGATTCTTGGCTGTACGGGGATCATTTGGCTGTGCCTTACGCTTACCAAACGCTGGACCCGCGAAGACGAAAAGAAGAAAGACGTGAGTGTGGAGGACATCAACAGCCTCGTGAACCTTGGGCTCCGCGAAGATGTCATCGACCGCCAACAGGCACTTGTCATCAAGAACATCCTTGCTCTTAAATCTGTTGCCGTGCGCAAGGTGATGACTCCGCGCCAGGTCGTGTTCTCGCTGCCTGCCGACAAGACCATCGGTGAGACCGTGGATGAACGCGGAAATTGGCCGTTCTCCCGTGTGCCGCTCCATGGCGAAAAGAAGGATGACTGGGTCGGGATTGTGCTCCGCCGCGACGCCTATAACAAGTTGGCCGAAGGCATGCGCGATATAAAGTTGCGGCAGATGATGCGCCCGCTGCTCCTCGTGCCCGATAGCCTGACTCTCGACAAGCTCCTGCTCCGGTTCCTCAAACAGCGCGGCCACATGGTGGGCGTCGTGGACGAGTGGGGCGCTATCGCGGGTATCGTGAGCCTGGAGGACGTGCTCGAAGAAATCCTCGGCCGAGAAATCGTGGACGAGTACGACGAGTCCGTGAACCTGCAAGAGACCGCCCGCCGCCGCTCGAATGCGCTCGCGTCGATGCACAAGAAGGAGAAAAAACAGGGGTGA